gctaaatgtacatatttttcaaaatctgtaaaTGCAGATCTTTCTTCAAATATTATGGACATTCTTCTAAGAAATTGTTCCTGTTGCTTGAGCTGTTAAGAGAGGTGCCCTTACTGCCCCGTCTCAAAAATCTACCCGATACGAGGTTCCAGGAGAAAAAAGAAAACTGAGGCGAGCCAACGAGCCGGAGGCGGCTTTACCTATTATGCAGGTTGTGTGCCGCATACGGGCGCAGTGTGCTAGGGGGCGCCGCTCGCCACACGTTTTAAGAGACATACTTTTATATCCGTCTCAAACAACCTGCGCCCGTGCTAAGGCCGGCGagcggcttctttactttacacaataacttttgatttaatattatcaaatttattaaagattacattgtcTCCTAGGGGCGCCAAGGAATTAATTGCACGGGCGGCACATGAGCTAGAGCCGCTTCTGCTCCGGGCATACTAAATTCTCCCtgattttaattgtttcatCGGTAAGATGCCAAAAAAGGTCCTCCAGagcaccgcgcgaggccctgGATGTTTGCTCGATTCGTCCTCCGCCCCTATGGCCGCCTTTGTTTTTGAACTGAGGTCCGAgtataatgttaatatataatgttaatgttaataaaatgttaatataaaaagcaCCCAttgcaaaacaaaaagagaaatGCACCCCCTATAACTTTGCTAAGTATCTATAAATGTTATGCTGATTGCTTATACCAAGATTAATACTCTGTGCCACACAGTACTCAATATACGAAACTCTGGGTGGAATTGATACTGTTTATTGGCAgttaatgttatgtttatcaaaatattttatacaaatgtaatGGTTGATATGCAACTGCAATTCATTAAGTTTGAAAGTTATTGAGGCTCTCTTGCACTCCTTCtctatataaacaaattatgccaaattttatactCCTTCATGTGTATAATGTGCTTGCAAGGGTTTAAGTTTTTTCTTCACATATTAACATATAGATTTCGTTGTTACTTATTCTGCTCGCCTTCCAGGATTTTTTCTTTCCAAAAACATTTGATGTACGATGTACAGACCTAAAATATCTACAATTTTGTTTGTAcgtatagatttatattttcaataataaatattattataaactggcactaataattatttccttcTTCCTGTATCATCATTATCACTGGTGTAAGGATAAAGTTTGCTacaggtatataaaaataaatacatgtaattttatttctaaagaaATACTGGTACTTCCTttactttttgaatttttgtgctttacttctaaaaatagcttggtgctattattattattatcactgTAGTAAAAAAGGTACAAGAattgttcaaataaaacattaatatttatttatttgctatatTGACATAACATTCACAATGAGGAATCCTGGTAATTTCCCATTTGCATCATGAAAACTTTACACCTTGGTTTTCATTATTAATGTTCAACCTGTATAAATCTACAATGATGGTATATACATACTGCCTTccgaaactaatattttaaattataatttcaacatcACACAACTCCTCATCCAAGGCAGTTTCACTTGTTTTGGATCAATGAAATTGGGATCAATAGGAGGTAACCCAGCTTTTCACGACGACGTAGTTCTAAAAAGGCCTCTCGCTGAGCCCAATCTCTCAATTGTATGTCCGGGGAATAAGCCCAACACGCACCTCCAATTACTAAACATAAGGAGACACTAAAAAAAAACGACGCATTATGCGCGTTAGTATCCTTCTCCTTGCTAGTGTAATCGAATCCGTAGCTCACCCAGTTCTTGTCTTCATTTGCCGTCTCACAAGTTGTTGTAGCAGAATCGCTGTTTTTCTTTGAGGTTGAAATGGTTCGGTTTGTTCTTCTAACGTGATTCCACACACTTCTTTGGAGAACCGGCATATTACAAAGTTTCATTAATGCAGCCATGATTCcagtgtaaaataatttattaagttttagaATTTCGTCAATCTGTGTAGATTTACACAGTATTTACACTAAATCGTCTTCTACTTCTTCCATAAAATTGACCCCTGGTTATGAAATCAAAAAATAGGGATGCATACAACATTATcgataatttgtattttgacATATCAATATTCTTCcttctaaacatttttttttggtttaaacCATCTCCTAAATTTCCTGgataaaatttaatctaaaactATCTATAGTTTTAGACtaaattttatcctggaaaatttCAACAGGCCTTATATGTTGTAAAAAACCTTTTACGTTAGTAATCATAGCTATGGACGGTATCTTGGtcatatgtgaaaaaaaaaaatattttgggatTCATGTATTCAGCGGTGTAACTAGCACTGGtcaatataattgaataacaaTGGAAGATGACTACCATTTTATGCGGTTTTTGGTGTAAACTAAATCCGCCTTTTTTAAGGACgtacataaaatttatctagTATATTCCTAAAATTTCATGTGACTTTGATATTGAGTGTGTAGTAGGTTTAACGAAATTTctgatatatttgttaaaaataatcacttGTAATGAGCTTtagtcaaaatttatttttgtttgtcttacgGTATCAaacgttttataatttgtaactgATTGTATAATATACGTGATACGTCATACATACaacaaacataatgaaatactaaacatatataaaaaaaaaagtatcgaTATTTTGAGATACATTCATCTCTATAGTAATAGTCTATAGTCTATGCTCTACTCGATGGTGGGTTCGGAACATCCGGATTGTCATTCTAAAGAGATCAGCATTACACCTTCTTAGCctaatttatatattgtctGTGCATgttcaaaaacatattaattggGTAATAAACGATTTTGGcagaaaaatttattaattttcaactgcgagaactaaaaACGACGAATTTAaattacttgccaatacttgtttagttacccagattaaagccgaaacaaaatgtatgaaaatggaccttgagctaccaccttaataaaaATGCTTTGCAGGTTTGTGTAGTGACTTCCTAATTAGCTCGGacgcaaataaaactaaatagattGGATCACGCCATATATTTTGAGCATGACTAATATAGTGATGTACATACGTAAATGGTTGTAACTGCAGTACATAAAATCTCTACGCTAACAAAGCGGAAGcgttattttgtttcattcaaAATCGTACGTTaataattttggatttttatcttaaatctttaaaatttaccCACTTGCTACTATGGCGCTATTATTATTTGGAGCTTTTTGACTGACACTCTTCCATAACACGAAATGGTTCTGGTTATGTCTATCCTCCATAACTATTTAGGTCACTTTTACTGTTGTTTCCTAGGATGGAGTTGACAACATTGTTCGAGAGTCACTTAGTCTTGTATCCATGGacagcaataaattaaaaaaaaaacgtcacTTGGTCTCAACCCTGAGTCTCAACCTGAGGTTTCAACTCTCAAATACGTAAGACTAAGCATTATGGTCGTAACACTATAGCCTGTCTTCTAACAACGAAgaaaatacgtaagactaggcagtatggtcgtaagactatagcctgtcctctaaggacgaagaaaaaaaaaaaaaaaacaacgaagaaaaaaaaatcatccaggctcagaacaatgacaagcaaagAACAAGAACAAGAACAACaacttgttcttgttctgagcaTCCAGGTCTCAACTGTGgaccatagagtaagtaatatactaataactacatatgtatgtataaacatACATGAGTTCAGTTTAGGTAAGATTTTCTACCAATATTAGGTATAAAAAATGACGCAGGgatgccaacttactataaatctgctccGCACTAGGGACGTTCCTTTTTCgatctataattttatatagataaaaattgctaaccataaatcttacacaggtataaattatttataaattagaatataagtaaaatgtccacaattttaaataattccttttatataataataaattattattacaaaatatacaataatgttACGCGGAtttcttatatataaattgtatacagtATTTAGGTCTCTTACTCAAAAATTAACTTCAGTacaattttaagttatttatttccaattttatatagaaattgaaCAGTATGATACCTTACAGATATATCTAATCGACAATTACCATGATTACAATCATTGCAAAGGCAAATTCGTAGATTTCGCAAGtgctttttttattagttcttttTTCCATTGTAgcacacaaaatcaataaaatatacaaatgtaaacACAATTCTATGTCTCGGAATAATAAGAGTTACTATTTCGTAAACACACCCGACACAAATTTcttcaagaaaaatatacacgaaacggagAAGCAGGCTCAACTCAACGTATTCGGCAGAAAATTGGAGTTATTATTGAACTAAATCGCAATTACAAAGAATTAGCAAATAAAGtccaacaataataattgtagcGTCAATAATGGCGGCTAATTGTCAGTTATTCTGATA
This is a stretch of genomic DNA from Manduca sexta isolate Smith_Timp_Sample1 unplaced genomic scaffold, JHU_Msex_v1.0 HiC_scaffold_1814, whole genome shotgun sequence. It encodes these proteins:
- the LOC119191705 gene encoding LOW QUALITY PROTEIN: NADH dehydrogenase [ubiquinone] 1 beta subcomplex subunit 11, mitochondrial-like (The sequence of the model RefSeq protein was modified relative to this genomic sequence to represent the inferred CDS: inserted 2 bases in 2 codons), with the protein product MAALMKLCNMPVLQRSVWNHVRRTNRTISTSKKNSDSATTTCETANEDKNWVSYGFDYTSKEKDTNAHNASFFFSVSLCLVIGGACWAYSPDIQLRDWAQREAFLELRRREKXGLPPIDPNFIDPKQVKLPXDEELCDVEIII